One Myotis daubentonii chromosome 3, mMyoDau2.1, whole genome shotgun sequence genomic window carries:
- the CGGBP1 gene encoding CGG triplet repeat-binding protein 1, with amino-acid sequence MERFVVTAPPARNRSKTALYVTPLDRVTEFGGELHEDGGKLFCTSCNVVLNHVRKSAISDHLKSKTHTKRKAEFEEQNVRKKQRPLTASLQCNSTAQTEKVSVIQDFVKMCLEANIPLEKADHPAVRAFLSRHVKNGGSIPKSDQLRRAYLPDGYENENQLLNSQDC; translated from the coding sequence ATGGAAAGATTTGTAGTGACAGCACCACCTGCTCGAAACCGTTCTAAGACTGCTTTGTATGTGACTCCCCTGGATCGAGTCACTGAGTTTGGAGGTGAGCTGCATGAAGATGGAGGAAAACTCTTCTGCACTTCTTGCAATGTGGTTCTGAATCATGTTCGCAAGTCTGCCATTAGTGACCACCTCAAGTCAAAGACTCATACCAAGAGGAAGGCAGAGTTTGAAGAGCAGAATGTGAGAAAGAAGCAAAGGCCCCTAACTGCATCCCTTCAGTGCAACAGTACTGCACAAACAGAGAAAGTCAGTGTTATCCAGGACTTTGTGAAAATGTGCCTGGAAGCCAACATCCCTCTTGAGAAGGCTGATCACCCAGCCGTCCGTGCTTTCCTGTCCCGCCATGTGAAGAATGGAGGCTCCATACCTAAGTCAGACCAGCTGAGGAGAGCATATCTGCCTGATGGATATGAAAATGAGAATCAGCTCCTCAACTCACAAGATTGTTGA